A stretch of DNA from Penaeus monodon isolate SGIC_2016 chromosome 20, NSTDA_Pmon_1, whole genome shotgun sequence:
CAAGATTATATGATTAGCTTGAGTTAATCTTATTGGTTGTttaattatcaatgattattatcGATTTATTCCATACATTGATTGGCTATTTCGTTTACGGGCGCAGGATTAGCTACCAGTAGTTCTAGCAATACTGAGCTGTGAATTGCCTTTGTTGCCCATAGCAAAAATACAATAACTACTTTCATATTAACCGATTAACGTGACCCGATCAACAGTCGCATCCTCTTATTTATCTTATAAATCTACTAAAAACAAAGCCGGTTAACATGTTATCTGAGAATAATNNNNNNNNNNNNNNNNNNNNNNNNNNNNNNNNNNNNNNNNNNNNNNNNNNNNNNNNNNNNNNNNNNNNNNNNNNNNNNNNNNNNNNNNNNNNNNNNNNNNNNNNNNNNNNNNNNNNNNNNNNNNNNNNNNNNNNNNNNNNNNNNNNNNNNNNNNNNNNNNNNNNNNNNNNNNNNNNNNNNNNNNNNNNNNNNNNNNNNNNNNNNNNNNNNNNNNNNNNNNNNNNNNNNNNNNNNNNNNNNNNNNNNNNNNNNNNNNNNNNNNNNNNNNNNNNNNNNNNNNNNNNNNNNNNNNNNNNNNNNNNNNNNNNNNNNNNNNNNNNNNNNNNNNNNNNNNNNNNNNNNNNNNNNNNNNNNNNNNNNNNNNNNNNNNNNNNNNNNNNNNNNNNNNNNNNNNNNNNNNNNNNNNNNNNNNNNNNNNNNNNNNNNNNNNNNNNNNNNNNNNNNNNNNNNNNNNNNNNNNNNNNNNNNNNNNNNNNNNNNNNNNNNNNNNNNNNNNNNNNNNNNNNNNNNNNNNNNNNNNNNNNNNNNNNNNNNNNNNNNNNNNNNNNNNNNNNNNNNNNNNNNNNNNNNNNNNNNNNNNNNNNNNNNNNNNNNNNNNNNNNNNNNNNNNNNNNNNNNNNNNNNNNNNNNNNNNNNNNNNNNNNNNNNNNNNNNNNNNNNNNNNNNNNNNNNNNNNNNNNNNNNNNNNNNNNNNNNNNNNNNNNNNNNNNNNNNNNNNNNNNNNNNNNNNNNNNNNNGGGGGGACGGAGTTCCAGTTTTCATTNNNNNNNNNNNNNNNNNNNNNNNNNNNNNNNNNNNNNNNNNNNNNNNNNNNNNNNNNNNNNNNNNNNNNNNNNNNNNNNNNNNNNNNNNNNNNNNNNNNNNNNNNNNNNNNNNNNNNNNNNNNNNNNNNNNNNNNNNNNNNNNNNNNNNNNNNNNNNNNNNNNNNNNNNNNNNNNNNNNNNNNNNNNNNNNNNNNNNNNNNNNNNNNNNNNNNNNNNNNNNNNNNNNNNNNNNNNNNNNNNNNNNNNNNNNNNNNNNNNNNNNNNNNNNNNNNNNNNNNNNNNNNNNNNNNNNNNNNNNNNNNNNNNNNNNNNNNNNNNNNNNNNNNNNNNNNNNNNNNNNNNNNNNNNNNNNNNNNNNNNNNNNNNNNNNNNNNNNNNNNNNNNNNNNNNNNNNNNNNNNNNNNNNNNNNNNNNNNNNNNNNNNNNNNNNNNNNNNNNNNNNNNNNNNNNNNNNNNNNNNNNNNNNNNNNNNNNNNNNNNNNNNNNNNNNNNNNNNNNNNNNNNNNNNNNNNNNNNNNNNNNNNNNNNNNNNNNNNNNNNNNNNNNNNNNNNNNNNNNNNNNNNNNNNNNNNNNNNNNNNNNNNNNNNNNNNNNNNNNNNNNNNNNNNNNNNNNNNNNNNNNNNNNNNNNNNNNNNNNNNNNNNNNNNNNNNNNNNNNNNNNNNNNNNNNNNNNNNNNNNNNNNNNNNNNNNNNNNNNNNNNNNNNNNNNNNNNNNNNNNNNNNNNNNNNNNNNNNNNNNNNNTATAGAATGCAgcgattattttatttgtatcatgGTATGTAAGTTCTAAACCGCTTGATTTATGTGGATTTATTTTCTGTGATTTGCTTAAGTATGTCATGAAATTTTCTGGAGTATTCTNNNNNNNNNNNNNNNNNNNNNNNNNNNNNNNNNNNNNNNNNNNNNNNNNNNNNNNNNNNNNNNNNNNNNNNNNNNNNNNNNNNNNNNNNNNNNNNNNNNNNNNNNNNNNNNNNNNNNNNNNNNNNNNNNNNNNNNNNNNNNNNNNNNNNNNNNNNNNNNNNNNNNNNNNNNNNNNNNNNNNNNNNNNNNNNNNNNNNNNNNNNNNNNNNNNCTGTGCTCTACCATCAATACATGATCCTAATTTGGCAGGTACAGGTGTTACTAGAGTATCGACCATTGTTGCCGCAGATGTGGCTAGCACACCTAGAACGGCTGAAGGCTCCAGTGATGTTTCATGCATGATGGTATCTGGCTCTGCATCTGCTAAGGTAACGCTGCCCATCTTGGAGTTGAGTGCAAATGTGAAAGGTGCTGGACGTCAGGTCTGTACCTTTGGTGCTATGGATATCTGCAGCAACTACACTTTCTGTACAAGGAGTTTAGCCAATCGGCTTGGAATAAGTAGTAGTAAGAAAAAACGTATGAACATTTCTACActtaatagttatgataaaaatgtaGAGAAGGATGTTATCATTGGACTACAGATTCAGGGACCACTAGGTGAAGGGACTCTGCAGTTAAAGCAAGTTGTTCTTGTAGACCATATTCCAGCATCTATGTATGATATGACCCTCCTGACATTGTTGAGCGATGGCTATATCTAGAAGGAATAGAGCTTGGTAACCGTCCTAATCAGGAGAGTGAAGTTGAACTCTTGATTGGAGGGAACAACCCTGTAGTACATGTATTACTTGAGACTATTCCCACTGATGGGGAAGGACCAAATGCTTATAGGTATAGGTTTGGCTGGGTGGTTGCTGGTCCTACTAGtcctattaatgatgataaccatgaagATGCTCGATTCAATCTAATCAGTTCCAGAGAGATCAGTGAATGCCTAAAGGATTACTTTTATCATGAATTCAGTGAGCTTGAGGCTGTCAGCAAGACTGAGCACTCTCAAGAAGATAAACTCTTCTTAAAAAAGGTTGGAGCAAGTATTCATTTTGATAAGGGTCACTTTACTATTAGTTTGCCTTTCAGAGATGACAACCCACTACCAAAGAACCGTCATCAAGCAGAGAACTGGTTCCATACCTTGAAAAGGAAATTATTGGCCAATGAGCAGTTTAGGACGGCCTAAGTCGGTTGAAGCTGTAATTNNNNNNNNNNNNNNNNNNNNNNNNNNNNNNNNNNNNNNNNNNNNNNNNNNNNNNNNNNNNNNNNNNNNNNNNNNNNNNNNNNNNNNNNNNNNNNNNNNNNNNNNNNNNNNNNNNNNNNNNNNNNNNNNNNNNNNNNNNNNNNNNNNNNNNNNNNNNNNNNNNNNNNNNNNNNNNNNNNNNNNNNNNNNNNGCTCTCTGGTAGGTGTTCTCACTAGATTTCGTCATGGACATGTACCACTCAAGGCAGACATTGAGAAGACGTTTTACCAAGTAAAGATTCCAGCTGAAGACAGAGATGTGTTAAGATTTTTATGGTGGCCAAACGGTGATCTTACAAAAGAGCCCAAGGAATACCGCATGACTGTTCATGTGTTTGGGGCCACATCCTCTCCAAGTTGTGTTAATTATGCACTACATAAGACTGCAGAAGACAATGCATCCCATTTCAGCCCTGAGGCAGTTATAGCCTTTAAGCGCAATAGTTACATGGATGATGTCCTTAAGTCAGTGATGTCTGTGTCACAAGGAAGTAACCTGGCCCATGACTTGAGGTTGCTTGCAGCATGTGGTGGATTTCATCTAACTCAGTTTGCCTCCAGCAGTACATCTGTGTTGTTTTCTGTTCCAGACTCAGAGAGAGCTCCAGTAATTAAGGAAATAGATCTCTGCTCCCACTTGCCAACTGAGAGTGCTCTGGGAGTAGATTGGTGCCTGGAGACTGACACATATGGGTTCCGAGCCAGTGTGAAGGATCAGCCCATGACACATTGAGGTATTCTGTCAATTGTGGCCTCTGTGTATGACCCCCTAGGTTTGGCAGCTCCTTTCATCTTGACTGCCAAGCAGCTTATCCAGGGTATGTGTAAAGATGGACTCAGCTGGGACCATCCCATAGGAGAGCCTAGAAGCCTTCAGTGGAAGCAATAGCTAGATGAACTGCAGAGGTTAGTAAATTTCAGGGTACAGAGATGTTTCATACCTCCTGATTTGGGTTCTGTTACCAGTTACACCACTTCTCGGATGTAAGTAATGCTGGATATGGTACAGTATCCTACCTTCGACTCGTCAGTGAAAGTGCACTGCATCATTGTTGCAAGTAAAGCTCGTGTAGCCCCCCTGAAGACCATTACAACCCCACTGTTAGAATTGAATGCTGCAAGAGTTGCTGTCAGTATGGACCGTTTGCTGCGGCAAGAACTAGATCTATCCTTGTTAGAATCGGTTTTCTGGACAGAAATATATTCGAAATGAAAGAGCTAGGCATCATACCTTTGTGGTCAATCATGTATCACAGATCTGTGACTCTCAAGTGTACACTCATGGAGATACGTTGACACCAAGAATAATCCAGCTGACTTAGCATCACATGGGGTTCGGATTGATGAGTTCCTCAAGCGCAAGGACTGGGTAAGTGGTCCCCCTTTCCTTGGGGAAAGTGAGGACTATTGGCCTGCTCTCCCTGCAGATATGGTGAGCAATAAGCTGGATGTAGATAATGCTGAAGTGAAAGGTAACACAGTTGCACTCATTACTTCTGCCAAGGTGCCAGGAGGGATTGATCTTCTGTTTGAAAGATTTTCCAATTGGACCAAACTACAAAGTGTCATGGCTTGGGTCCTTCGATTTGCTAATAAAATGAAGCATGTAACATCTACAAGCAAGAGCTGTTGTATTGTTTCTGGAGGTGTAATGTCAGTTCCTCCTCTTGACTTAGATGACCTTCAACACAGTGAAAAGGTTATTCTGAAAATTGTTCAATCTTCATGCTTTGAAAATGAGCTTAAACTGCTAGCAGAATCCAAAGGCAAGCCCTTTCATTTTCCTAGGTCTAACAGCTTGTGAAACTCAACCTTTGTCTTTCCACAGATGGATTATTGAGGGTAGGAGGCAGGCTTGTACATAGTAAGCTTGAGTATGATGCAAGGCACCCAGTGATTTTGCCCAAGGACTCCCCTGTTTCCAAACTACTCATACATTGGCAACATGAGAAATCAGCACACAGTGGTCCAATTATGTATTAAGTCATCTTAGACAAAGGTATTGGATATTGGGTGCAGGCCCTTTATTAAAGAAGATAACATCTACCTGTACTGTGTGCCGACGTCATGCACCCCGACAATTGAGCGCAGCTTATGTCAGACCTACCTGCTGATAGACTTAGCCCAAATAAACCAGCATTTACACATTCAGGAGTCGACTGCTTTGGACCATTTATGGTGAAAAGAGGTCGTAGTGATGTGAAGCATTACGGAGGGATTTTCACCTGTCTGATATCTCGAGCTGTCCTTTTGGAAGTTGTGAAGACAATAAATATATCCTCTTTCGTTATGGCCCTCTTCAGGTTTTGTGCTAGAAGAGCAGAGAGGGATTTAAAGCAGGAGCTTGTGCAACTCGACCAGTCACAAATGCAAGAAGACATGCTTAAAGAAGGTTTCTCTTGGGTGTTCAACCCACCAGCAGCTTTTCACTTCGGTGGGGTGTGGGAGCACCAAATAAGATCAGTTAGGCGCATCCTATTAGCTCTCCTCCGCCAGCAGAAACTGACTCTTGAGGGATTAGAGACACTCATGTGCAAGGTTGGAGGCTATCCTAAATAGCCGCCCTTTAACCAAATCCTCAGAGGATCCACAAGATGCTGAGCCTATTACTCCTAACCATCTACTTACTCTGAAAGGTCCCTTAGCACCCCCTGGCGAGTTTTTAAAGGAAGATCTTTACAGTAAGCACAGATGGAGNNNNNNNNNNNNNNNNNNNNNNNNNNNNNNNNNNNNNNNNNNNNNNNNNNNNNNNNNNNNNNNNNNNNNNNNNNNNNNNNNNNNNNNNNNNNNNNNNNNNNNNNNNNNNNNNNNNNNNNNNNNNNNNNNNNNNNNNNNNNNNNNNNNNNNNNNNNNNNNNNNNNNNNNNNNNNNNNNNNNNNNNNNNNNNNNNNNNNNNNNNNNNNNNNNNNNNNNNNNNNNNNNNNNNNNNNNNNNNNNNNNNNNNNNNNNNNNNNNNNNNNNNNNNNNNNNNNNNNNNNNNNNNNNNNNNNNNNNNNNNNNNNNNNNNNNNNNNNNNNNNNNNNNNNNNNNNNNNNNNNNNNNNNNNNNNNNNNNNNNNNNNNNNNNNNNNNNNNNNNNNNNNNNNNNNNNNNNNNNNNNNNNNNNNNNNNNNNNNNNNNNNNNNNNNNNNNNNNNNNNNNNNNNNNNNNNNNNNNNNNNNNNNNNNNNNNNNNNNNNNNNNNNNNNNNNNNNNNNNNNNNNNNNNNNNNNNNNNNNNNNNNNNNNNNNNNNNNNNNNNNNNNNNNNNNNNNNNNNNNNNNNNNNNNNNNNNNNNNNNNNNNNNNNNNNNNNNNNNNNNNNNNNNNNNNNNNNNNNNNNNNNNNNNNNNNNNNNNNNNNNNNNNNNNNNNNNNNNNNNNNNNNNNNNNNNNNNNNNNNNNNNNNNNNNNNNNNNNNNNNNNNNNNNNNNNNNNNNNNNNNNNNNNNNNNNNNNNNNNNNNNNNNNNNNNNNNNNNNNNNNNNNNNNNNNNNNNNNNNNNNNNNNNNNNNNNNNNNNNNNNNNNNNNNNNNNNNNNNNNNNNNNNNNNNNNNNNNNNNNNNNNNNNNNNNNNNNNNNNNNNNNNNNNNNNNNNNNNNNNNNNNNNNNNNNNNNNNNNNNNNNNNNNNNNNNNNNNNNNNNNNNNNNNNNNNNNNNNNNNNNNNNNNNNNNNNNNNNNNNNNNNNNNNNNNNNNNNNNNNNNNNNNNNNNNNNNNNNNNNNNNNNNNNNNNNNNNNNNNNNNNNNNNNNNNNNNNNNNNNNNNNNNNNNNNNNNNNNNNNNNNNNNNNNNNNNNNNNNNNNNNNNNNNNNNNNNNNNNNNNNNNNNNNNNNNNNNNNNNNNNNNNNNNNNNNNNNNNNNNNNNNNNNNNNNNNNNNNNNNNNNNNNNNNNNNNNNNNNNNNNNNNNNNNNNNNNNNNNNNNNNNNNNNNNNNNNNNNNNNNNNNNNNNGGGGGGGCTGCCACCCTACTNNNNNNNNNNNNNNNNNNNNNNNNNNNNNNNNNNNNNNNNNNNNNNNNNNNNNNNNNNNNNNNNNNNNNNNNNNNNNNNNNNNNNNNNNNNNNNNNNNNNNNNNNNNNNNNNNNNNNNNGGGTGAGGGGCTGTCACCCTACTNNNNNNNNNNNNNNNNNNNNNNNNNNNNNNNNNNNNNNNNNNNNNNNNNNNNNNNNNNNNNNNNNNNNNNNNNNNNNNNNNNNNNNNNNNNNNNNNNNNNNNNNNNNNNNNNNNNNNNNNNNNNNNNNNNNNNNNNNNNNNNNNNNNNNNNNNNNNNNNNNNNNNNNNNNNNNNNNNNNNNNNNNNNNNNNNNNNNNNNNNNNNNNNNNNNNNNNNNNNNNNNNNNNNNNNNNNNNNNNNNNNNNNNNNNNNNNNNNNNNNNNNNNNNNNNNNNNNNNNNNNNNNNNNNNNNNNNNNNNNNNNNNNNNNNNNNNNNNNNNNNNNNNNNNNNNNNNNNNNNNNNNNNNNNNNNNNNNNNNNNNNNNNNNNNNNNNNNNNNNNNNNNNNNNNNNNNNNNNNNNNNNNNNNNNNNNNNNNNNNNNNNNNNNNNNNNNNNNNNNNNNNNNNNNNNNNNNNNNNNNNNNNNNNNNNNNNNNNNNNNNNNNNNNNNNNNNNNNNNNNNNNNNNNNNNNNNNNNNNNNNNNNNNNNNNNNNNNNNNNNNNNNNNNNNNNNNNNNNNNNNNNNNNNNNNNNNNNNNNNNNNNNNNNNNNNNNNNNNNNNNNNNNNNNNNNNNNNNNNNNNNNNNNNNNNNNNNNNNNNNNNNNNNNNNNNNNNNNNNNNNNNNNNNNNNNNNNNNNNNNNNNNNNNNNNNNNNNNNNNNNNNNNNNNNNNNNNNNNNNNNNNNNNNNNNNNNNNNNNNNNNNNNNNNNNNNNNNNNNNNNNNNNNNNNNNNNNNNNNNNNNNNNNNNNNNNNNNNNNNNNNNNNNNNNNNNNNNNNNNNNNNNNNNNNNNNNNNNNNNNNNNNNNNNNNNNNNNNNNNNNNNNNNNNNNNNNNNNNNNNNNNNNNNNNNNNNNNNNNNNNNNNNNNNNNNNNNNNNNNNNNNNNNNNNNNNNNNNNNNNNNNNNNNNNNNNNNNNNNNNNNNNNNNNNNNNNNNNNNNNNNNNNNNNNNNNNNNNNNNNNNNNNNNNNNNNNNNNNNNNNNNNNNNNNNNNCNNNNNNNNNNNNNNNNNNNNNNNNNNNNNNNNNNNNNNNNNNNNNNNNNNNNNNNNNNNNNNNNNNNNNNNNNNNNNNNNNNNNNNNNNNNNNNNNNNNNNNNNNNNNNNNNNNNNNNNNNNNNNNNNNNNNNNNNNNNNNNNNNNNNNNNNNNNNNNNNNNNNNNNNNNNNNNNNNNNNNNNNNNNNNNNNNNNNNNNNNNNNNNNNNNNNNNNNNNNNNNNNNNNNNNNNNNNNNNNNNNNNNNNNNNNNNNNNNNNNNNNNNNNNNNNNNNNNTATATATGCAAtccacattattatataatataacaattactaatcataatagtaaatGNNNNNNNNNNNNNNNNNNNNNNNNNNNNNNNNNNNNNNNNNNNNNNNNNNNNNNNNNNNNNNNNNNNNNNNNNNNNNNNNNNNNNNNNNNNNNNNNNNNNNNNNNNNNNNNNNNNNNNNNNNNNNNNNNNNNNNNNNNNNNNNNNNNNNNNNNNNNNNNNNNNNNNNNNNNNNNNNNNNNNNNNNNNNNNNNNNNNNNNNNNNNNNNNNNNNNNNNNNNNNNNNNNNNNNNNNNNNNNNNNNNNNNNNNNNNNNNNNNNNNNNNNNNNNNNNNNNNNNNNNNNNNNNNNNNNNNNNNNNNNNNNNNNNNNNNNNNNNNNNNNNNNNNNNNNNNNNNNNNNNNNNNNNNNNNNNNNNNNNNNNNNNNNNNNNNNNNNNNNNNNNNNNNNNNNNNNNNNNNNNNNNNNNNNNNNNNNNNNNNNNNNNNNNNNNNNNNNNNNNNNNNNNNNNNNNNNNNNNNNNNNNNNNNNNNNNNNNNNNNNNNNNNNNNNNNNNNNNNNNNNNNNNNNNNNNNNNNNNNNNNNNNNNNNNNNNNNNNNNNNNNNNNNNNNNNNNNNNNNNNNNNNNNNNNNNNNNNNNNNNNNNNNNNNNNNNNNNNNNNNNNNNNNNNNNNNNNNNNNNNNNNNNNNNNNNNNNNNNNNNNNNNNNNNNNNNNNNNNNNNNNNNNNNNNNNNNNNNNNNNNNNNNNNNNNNNNNNNNNNNNNNNNNNNNNNNNNNNNNNNNNNNNNNNNNNNNNNNNNNNNNNNNNNNNNNNNNNNNNNNNNNNNNNNNNNNNNNNNNNNNNNNNNNNNNNNNNNNNNNNNNNNNNNNNNNNNNNNNNNNNNNNNNNNNNNNNNNNNNNNNNNNNNNNNNNNNNNNNNNNNNNNNNNNNNNNNNNNNNNNNNNNNNNNNNNNNNNNNNNNNNNNNNNNNNNNNNNNNNNNNNNNNNNNNNNNNNNNNNNNNNNNNNNNNNNNNNNNNNNNNNNNNNNNNNNNNNNNNNNNNNNNNNNNNNNNNNNNNNNNNNNNNNNNNNNNNNNNNNNNNNNNNNNNNNNNNNNNNNNNNNNNNNNNNNNNNNNNNNNNNNNNNNNNNNNNNNNNNNNNNNNNNNNNNNNNNNNNNNNNNNNNNNNNNNNNNNNNNNNNNNNNNNNNNNNNNNNNNNNNNNNNNNNNNNNNNNNNNNNNNNNNNNNNNNNNNNNNNNNNNNNNNNNNNNNNNNNNNNNNNNNNNNNNNNNNNNNNNNNNNNNNNNNNNNNNNNNNNNNNNNNNNNNNNNNNNNNNNNNNNNNNNNNNNNNNNNNNNNNNNNNNNNNNNNNNNNNNNNNNNNNNNNNNNNNNNNNNNNNNNNNNNNNNNNNNNNNNNNNNNNNNNNNNNNNNNNNNNNNNNNNNNNNNNNNNNNNNNNNNNNNNNNNNNNNNNNNNNNNNNNNNNNNNNNNNNNNNNNNNNNNNNN
This window harbors:
- the LOC119585556 gene encoding uncharacterized protein LOC119585556; translated protein: MLDMVQYPTFDSSVKVHCIIVASKARVAPLKTITTPLLELNAARVAVSMDRLLRQELDLSFVHSWRYVDTKNNPADLASHGVRIDEFLKRKDWVSGPPFLGESEDYWPALPADMVSNKLDVDNAEVKGNTVALITSAKVPGGIDLLFERFSNWTKLQSVMAWVLRFANKMKHVTSTSKSCCIVSGGVMSVPPLDLDDLQHSEKVILKIVQSSCFENELKLLAESKDGLLRVGGRLVHSKLEYDARHPVILPKDSPVSKLLIHWQHEKSAHSGPIMY